In the Mytilus galloprovincialis chromosome 10, xbMytGall1.hap1.1, whole genome shotgun sequence genome, one interval contains:
- the LOC143048713 gene encoding uncharacterized protein LOC143048713, with product MPILGIVCIGIVITTSNALTCLNCPDIIHPRFCQHVRQCPSDEVCGLEKFVDSYGDVRYKLGCFLPAVCDRRKRLLNLNPPTSGSGTGHTNCFKCCTSDMCNTNGCGETDSFQHNSKVCYNCEGSLRGDVCRQISFCNTNEMCYMQEGTRQGEVFYNSGCIESHICMSITAPVIGRRDLETSYKRDIFKRSGQNLRCCQGHLCNKEYGSLPTQKPGSQNSHPTPTSNIFTQSPHISICQSGKQCYNGGNCQSSNCICPDGVFGDHCEYTDTRGTTFLLVFPQTQFPGCQSPQALIGTKQNGVFHKFSFSSHYNTSIQFSPKLYNIHFNRSVAMTSDGTFLHGVALSFSSKVSVYALTYCNKSTEKYSEGYMAIPTNFLSTKYIVPMYTSYSYNALIVVAAYKPNTIVNIHQKRNKAKYTFKNIVLSAYETYQISNSYDLSGTLITSTEPIAVVSGHEGNYIAGGGYNPFMEMILPSDQWDRVYVIPHIARRPSKIVRIYSNQPTNVTVHYQFKIESKSIPERSFVDFDHGMISYFNASNDVMVMVFPKGLADYSGDAFMMTVPGINQYLSVYEFAVPSEFTNYISITVLSNARDGFILDGNPMHHENGSHIFGGPNHYSTFTMPIHSGVHQISHTSNVRFGLWVYGDGPKDGYGYPAGIAFRTDTK from the exons GTATTGTTTGTATTGGTATTGTTATAACAACATCAAATG cTTTGACATGTTTAAACTGTCCAGATATTATTCACCCTAGATTCTGTCAGCATGTGAGGCAATGTCCATCTGATGAG GTTTGTGGTTTAGAGAAGTTTGTAGACTCTTATGGTGATGTTCGATACAAGCTTGGTTGCTTTTTACCAGCG GTATGCGATCGACGAAAAAGATTACTCAATCTTAATCCTCCAACCTCCGGATCTGGGACCGGTCATACAAACTGTTTTAAATGTTGTACATCAGATATGTGTAACACCAATGGTTGTGGAGAAACAG atTCTTTTCAACACAATAGTAAGGTGTGTTACAACTGTGAAGGAAGTCTGAGAGGAGATGTTTGTCGGCAAATATCATTTTGTAATACCAATGAG ATGTGTTACATGCAAGAAGGAACACGGCAAGGAGAAGTATTTTATAACAGTGGATGTATAGAGAGTCAC ATATGCATGTCCATTACTGCTCCTGTAATAGGTCGTAGAGATCTTGAGACATCGTACAAGCGTGACATTTTTAAAAGATCAGGTCAAAACCTCCGCTGCTGTCAAGGTCATCTTTGTAACAAAGAATATGGATCTTTACCAACCCAGAAACCTGGAAGTCAAAATTCCCATCCAACACCAACTTCTAACATCTTTACTCAGTCACCTCATATAA GTATATGTCAATCCGGAAAACAATGTTATAATGGCGGGAATTGTCAGTCATCAAACTGCATATGTCCAGATGGAGTTTTTGGTGACCATTGTGAATACACAG ATACACGCGGTACTACTTTTCTGCTCGTATTTCCTCAGACACAATTCCCGGGTTGTCAATCCCCACAAGCACTGATCGGAACAAAACAGAATGGAGTTTTTCACAAATTCTCTTTTTCCTCTCATTACAACACTTCTATACAATTCTCACCAAAGCTGTATAACATACATTTTAACCGGAGTGTTGCGATGACTTCGGATGGAACATTTCTTCATGGTGTTGCATTATCATTCAGTTCAAAAGTTAGTGTATATGCCTTGACATACTGTAATAAATCTACAGAGAAATACAGTGAAGGCTATATGGCTATACCAACTAATTTTCTATCAACAAAATACATTGTTCCTATGTATACAAGTTATTCGTATAATGCTCTAATTGTAGTAGCAGCATATAAACCAAACACTATAGTTAACATTCATCAGAAGCGAAATAAAGCAAAATACACatttaaaaacattgttttaaGTGCGTATGAAACCTACCAAATTTCAAACTCTTATGATCTTTCTGGAACTCTTATTACTAGTACTGAACCCATAGCTGTTGTGAGCGGCCATGAGGGTAATTACATAGCAGGTGGTGGTTATAATCCTTTTATGGAAATGATTCTTCCATCAGATCAGTGGGATAGAGTGTATGTGATTCCACATATTGCCAGACGGCCATCCAAGATTGTCCGAATTTATAGTAATCAACCAACAAATGTGACGGTTCATTATCAGTTCAAGATAGAATCAAAATCCATTCCCGAGAGAAGCTTTGTAGATTTTGATCACGGCATGATATCGTATTTCAACGCTAGCAATGACGTTATGGTTATGGTGTTTCCTAAGGGACTTGCTGATTATTCCGGTGATGCCTTTATGATGACAGTCCCGGGTATCAACCAGTACTTATCAGTATACGAGTTCGCGGTACCGTCAGAATTTACTAACTATATAAGCATCACAGTATTATCAAATGCCCGGGATGGATTTATTCTTGATGGGAACCCAATGCATCACGAGAACGGAAGTCATATCTTTGGTGGACCGAATCACTATTCTACATTTACAATGCCTATTCATAGTGGTGTTCATCAAATTAGTCATACATCAAACGTCCGATTTGGTCTTTGGGTATATGGTGACGGTCCGAAAGATGGTTACGGGTACCCGGCTGGAATAGCATTCCGAACCGATACTAAGTAA